The nucleotide sequence AAAGCACAGTAGATAAAGATGAACATCGTTAGTACTGCTGTAGAGTATCTGTAAACAAAAATGCTGGCCTACTTGACGGCTTTCCATATGCCTGTTTATAAGATACACAAttgcttctttttttaaaaccgTTTCACTGCATTTTTAATCATTCTTATTGATATCCAACCACTAGGCAAATTGAATTAGACAAGACTGGCTGCATGGTGTCTTTATTGCCaagaatttattttgagaagACATCGTTACGCGATCAGGCTACTTGTCGACTTCACGTTTGTCGTGCATGTCGCTTACTCAAAGTGCCGTGTCTGATGTCATTTATGCCAAAGACAGGCATGTTATTATTTGGCCGTACCTGAATAAAAATCCGATCGTTCTCCGCGAAGTTGTTTGACGGGCGAGCAGATTGAGAGAGCCTTCACTCCTGTTGAAAACCGATCATATGACAACAAAGGTTCTGCATTGAGGGACACACCCACCCAGCGACGTCAAGTGCTGCAAACCAATCACGTTGCGTTTTACCGGCCCAACACTGACACAGCCTGTGGGAGTCAGCGTGGATATAATCTACCTGACCTGCTCTGTCAATAGCAGCGTCACGATTATATTACTGTTCATATACAtagtaaataaaaaatgtatcatGTGGAAAGCTAGGTTTCCTAAAGAAACAGTTTGCCCATTGCTACATTTTCACATAATAAACACCCATATCATCCCTAGTGAAAGGACTAGATGCTTATTAGCAATCAGACATTCACAAGTTATTAAAAACTTGAAGTGCCAGTGTTTCTGGGGGTCTATGAACCCGTTGATAACCAATGATGCTATGCTGGCGCAGTGAATTGTGGGCAGTTCTCGGTCCTCCCAACTTCTGTTTCATCCTACTGACTACCCTATTGGAAAAATGGCTGCTCCGGTGGCAGTAGCGGGTTCTTCCCCCGTTCTCTGCCCGAGCTTTGCTGTCGTCTGTTCATTTTTGGAGCGTTACGGTGGGGCATTGGACTTACCTGAACTGACTTTCCCACAAATGGAGCGATACCTTCTGGAGACATCGACAGGTAACGGCTATCTGCGACGTTCTGGAAGGGGGTCTCCATCACCATCATgctctaacgttaacgttactgtagCGAGCTAGCAGCCAGAGCATAGGATGTTTTGATACTGTGTAGGGAGAGTGAAGTCTCGTTCTTCATAAACATAACACCATTGAAAGTCAGCAAATGAATATTTAGCAGTATATACCATAATATATGAGGCAAAGTGGTCATCATCATCTAGCAGTATGATCAAAAAATTGTCAGGTGTAATTTTCCACTGTAGCTTGTTTTCCCTGATAACTCGTGGATCAAATTTACAGTAGCTTCTACAATGTAGCGTATATGAACGAACTTAGCATTACTCATTGTGGCAacattgtatttattttaatcAGTTTGTCTGTGTGAAGGTGTGCCAGATCATAACTGTTCCTAGAATATTCTAATATTAAGCATAGCCTATGGTTGGGTAAAATTTTGACAAATAGTGGTTCACTGTCAAATAGTGTCTGCGCGTGCGCACAACATAGTCCCAAACTTCCTGTTAGCAGTAGTGTCTCACGTTCTAGCCATGTAACTGTACTGTACTTGACAGTGATTGCCCCTTGGTTGACCTGCGCAAACTCAGCCATGTTACAGTATACTGACACAAATTTTaccatttcaaaatatattatTGTAGGACATTTCAGGACTGTTTTTGCTGCTAGCTGTTGATGCTGCTAGCTAAAGTAGCGCGTGCAAGAACGGTACTGGACACAGTAATAATCCCTATTCATGCAACGACTTTCTAATAATTACTTCAAGCTTATGAGTCAGTTGTAACTTGTATGTAACTAAACATGTTGACAAAATTAAAGTCGTGGCCTTTTTGTTGTCTTTTGCACATCCCTCTCATGCTACTAAATGTGCCAATTAATTATTTGGTTGTACAATGTAGTCCCAAAGCCCCTGGTTGAACTCCATGTGAAACTTCTAAGGAAGATTGGCAAGTCAGTCTCTCCAGACAGATGGGAAAAGTACCTAGTGAAGGTGAGTGCCGCTGTCGAATGACTATTATTTTGATgaaagtgtgcttgtgtgcgcgcatgcgcgCTGGAGTTACTATACTTCCAATTCTACACAAGCCTGGCATTTCAATACCATTTGTGTATTTAAATAAAGGTTTGCCAGGAGTTCAACTGCACGTGGGCATGGGAACTTGAAAGAAAAGGATACTCTGAAATGACTGTAGAATCCAAGACTGGAATCCTTAAGGTATGGTGTTTTGGGTGATTTACCTTTGTTGCActaaattaattaatctaaTGTCCCTAAAAAGGCAAAAGTTAACTGGGTGTCACAAACAGGGTGTCTTCATGCTATTGCTGTGAAAGTCATTTTTCAGACTACAGTGTCCCTtatcttttattttgttttcttcagTACTTATGTGAGTGCCAATTTGATGACAACATCAAATTCAAGACATCGGTCAATGAGGAGGATCCAGACAGGATGAGACTGCAGCCAATCGGTAAAGACAAACAAGGTCTCATGTACTGGTTCCAGTTGGATCAAGACCAGAATGTTCGTGTCTATGTGGAAGAACAAGATGATCTAGATGGGGCCACCTGGAAATGCATTGTCAGGTAAGATTGATCAAGGCATGACATGTATTAGCCTATATGATTAGAAACAGTAGATGCTTTATAAtgaattttataataaatacaGTATTTATTACATTTGAATATTTTGTCTTTAATGTCATCTAAGTTATTCAAGCCTAACACAAGCATtagttattatattataattaacATAACATTCTACATTATGGAATAATTATTATAAGTATCTTAAGTACAATTGttgtcatttatttttcatatgaaaaacaaaaacaaatcatatACATTTTTAACAGGAACCGAAGTGATTTAGCACAGACTTTGGAGACGCTTAAGGGTCAGATTGAGCCTGGCTCTACTGACCTTAAGCAGGGTGATGGTTCAACCTGTGCCAGCCCTGTGCCAGAGGATGAAGAGAATGATGGAGACAATAAAAAAGAGACTAAGAAAGGTAGTACACGTTGAATGGTTTATGACCACTAAATATATGTTgtatatttattatgtattatatatgtatatatatatatatatatgtatatatatatgtatgcctGTAGTAAATACATTATGTGGGGCTgtagtgttgtaggctagactCTAGAGGGTCTTGGTGAAATATAGTTGAACTAACTAAGCTTAtaaatcatcatcataatcatcatcagtTGCTTCCTGTCAGTTTTCACTGTCCTATATGCATTATAGAAAAAAGCCCCAAGAATATACTAAGAAAAGAAATTATATTAAAGTAGTAAATGGTACATAAAATGCATACATCATTTTTTAAGGCTCTGCAGAGACCCATAACAATGAAGAATCTGCTGATGGTCCAAAAAGACAGGGAGCAGAGAAGGCAAAGTCTCCAGCTTCAAAGGACACAAAAGAAGGACATAAAGAACTAAATGAGCGATTGCAGAGCAATTTTAAAAGAGATGAAGAAGAGAACATTGAAATGGAGATGAAGGTCATAAATAAAAAAGAGGTCAAGTCAGTGGAAAAACCTGTTATAGACAACCGGGTCAGCACCATCATTTCTCTGGTCAAAGAGGAACCTAAGGACACAGAGGTAGCGTGGAATGCTGTTTCTGTTGTCATGGCACCAGGTTCTGTAAAACAAGAAGTTAGTGCAAAGTCAGAGGTTCGAGAGGAGACAAGTGAAAGGACACTGGAAGAAGTGGAGAGGGCCTTAAAGAATGACCAGCAAGCCAAGATACctctgaaaaagagagagttgaAATTGAGTGAGGGGTTTGGGAACAACCTAAACAGTAATAACAATCATCACTCTAACAACACTCTGAACAATAATGGCACCTTGAGTTCGGGCATCATTGTCCGAAACCCTTCTGTCTTACTCACCAAGGGGCCATGGCCTTCAAAGGATGAGGCCTTAAATACTGAGGAAGGAAGGACAGTGGTGTCTAGCAGTGCCTCAGATGTCACAGGCATAGGAATGAAAACAGAGGCTAGGCCTGATCTATGTAATGGAGAGATGGCTCCAGCAAAGAACTTGAGTCAAAATCTGAGAGAGCACTGTGTGAGTGTTGGTGTGATAATGGGTCCCGTGGACAGAAAGAAGTCATTTGTAGATCAAAATGTCCCAATTGTTGCAGACAAAAATGGACTAACTGGAAACTACATTAAGACTATTACAAGCTGCAACAAAGAGGGGAAGGGAGAATCTGTTGTTCAACATGAGGGAATTCCTAGTCCTGGGACTGTGCGTCAGTCTGTGCTTGTAAGGAAAGCCTCAACGCCTGAGGGCCTAGCAGCAATATTACCGAACTTTGAAGGCCTAACCAGGACACCTGAGAATGACCTCAGCACAGTAGAAGGAAACAAACTCGGTCAAATGAAGGAGGAATCTCCCTGCTCAACAAACAGCAAAACCTCTAAAGACACCAAGCCTCTGCCTACTGAGGAATCTGCAGAGTGTTCTGGAACTGAAGAGGATATGggtgaggaagaagaggaggaggaggggggtgaaaTGGCCACAGGAGAGGGGCAAGGGAAAGGCGAAAATAAGACTACAGAGGATGTAGATGGGAGTCCCAGGGTTTTTTCTAAAGAGTCAGAGAGTGGAAGCAGTGGGGACGATGGGTCAGAACCTGAGGGGACGGATGAAGTGTCCTCTGAGATCCAGAAGGAGGGCATCCGCCTGAAGATCAAGATCCCGATGCACCGGAGGACTCCTGAGTTCCAGCGGGAGAGGGAGCAGCAGGAGGCCAGCGACGGGCACTCCCTGCGGCGCTCCGCACGGATCTGCCGACCAAGTCCCAAGCTGGCAGAGATCCAGGACAGAAGACAAGAGAAGAAGTATGCGGGGTCCACTGGAGGTCAAGAGGATAAGGAGCCTGGAGACAGTGAAGTGAAGAAATCTtctcaaaagaaagaaaatctcCGGAAAACAGACTCTGACGGGCAGAACAAACCCGGAAAGGTGAATATTAAAGTCTGCTGTGTATCACAATACAAAGTGTTGGGaaagttttgttgtttttctcacTTCACCATGTACTTCCTTTTTTCAGGTGCGAAGGCGACATCGACGCCCTAGATGGTCCAACCCTCGGTCAAAGGGGCGCAAAAAGGGTGAAGGAGAGGAAGCGCTGGACGAAAGGAAGGTTAAAGAGGGAACTCAGGAGAACTATCAGTCTGACAGGGAACGGAACCACAGCGACTCGGACTCTGCCCAGTCTGTTGAGATGCCCAATGATGACCCCTGCAGACACTGTGGTCTCCCCAATCATCCAGAGCTGGTATGTCAGTGAATAATGTCTTGGCAGGGTAAATGTGGTTGTATGCATAACACAGTCAATTTAAGTGTGATGTTATGTCTGTATATTATTTCTCTGCAGATTCTGCTTTGTGACCTTTGTGATAGTGGTTACCACACAGCCTGCCTCAGACCCCCCCTTATGATCATCCCTGATGGAGAATGGTTTTGTCCCCCATGTCAGCATGTAGGTGGATCTTGTTTTGACCCACACATactatactgtgtgtgtatatatataaatataacttTTTTTGTTACTCCCTCTTTTCTGCTTTAGAGACTGCTGTGTGAGAGGCTAGAAGAACAGCTCCAGAATCTCGATACTGCACtaaagaagaaggagagagcagagcgGAGGTTTGGTTTCTCTTCTCTACCcttgatatactgtatactgtaaggGTGTACGTTGTCACGTGTGCCACCGAGAACTTACAACCTTTTGTCCTGTCCATCTAGGCGAGAACGACTGGTATATGTGGGCATCAGTGTGGAAAATATCATTCCTACACCGGTAAGCgtgcctacagtatgtgccCAGGATGTGTTCATGTTAAACACACCGTCCCATTTCCATAGTGTCTGCCCGCTGTTTCCACTTGTCATTCTACTTCCTCTCTCAGCAGGACGGTGATGCAGAAGAAGAAAAGTTGGAAAAGAAGAAGAgcacaaagaaaaacaagaatCTCGAGAGGAGATCAACACGGACCAGGAAGTCCATCAGTTACAGGTGTTTGTAGTTTTTGCTCTTGGTCTTCTTGCTCTTGGTCTTCCCTGTGATTAAGTGTTGAAATGAAGATGCATTTTGCAATGGTATCTTTCATTAGGTTCGATGACTTTGATGATGCCATTGATGAAGCAATAGAGGATGACACTACGAGGGAGACTGAGGCCCAAGGTAGGTTGGCCCCTGTGCTCTGCCATTACATAGTGCTCCTGTGTGTTCTGCTACTGTGTAAAAAGTATATTGGATAACGTAACACTCTTATGTCCACACTGACCAGGTACCGGTCGAGGCAAAGACATGGCCACAATCGCAGGCcagcagaagagagaggaggggaaggagaacCAGCGACCAGCCAAACCCACACCAGCACCTCGCAGGAAGAAGCGCCGGCGACTCAATGACCTGGATAGTGATAGCACCGTAGACGAAGAGGAAAGTGAAGATGACTTTCACCTCAGCAGCAGGTAGATTGAAGGGACCAGGATGCTTTGACTCCCCCACTTGACACCTGGCTGAGTTCATCAGCTGTTAAAAAAGAATACATTTCACCACTGTAATATGTTTAGAGGTACAGGTACAGTATAAAGTATTGTATGGGGTAGTTTTGACCCTTCAGTGTTGGAGGTACTCGTAGATGTAACATTTTTGCTCTTCCCTGTGTTAATGTGTAATTCTAGCACGGAGGAAGAGGAGTTTGTGGTGTCAGGCGATGAGGCAGCCAGTGACGGCGACGCCGGCTCCAATGACTGCAGTGACTGGGGCAGCACGGCTAGCAGACCAAGTCAGCGGCGGTCACGGCGGACAGCCACCCGGGGCCAGGTCCACAAAGGCAGAAGCAGGGGCAGGAGCGGACGCAGACCACTGTCCCGGCAGAGAGTGGGCTTGTCAgacgaggatga is from Alosa alosa isolate M-15738 ecotype Scorff River chromosome 15, AALO_Geno_1.1, whole genome shotgun sequence and encodes:
- the rsf1a gene encoding remodeling and spacing factor 1, producing the protein MAAPVAVAGSSPVLCPSFAVVCSFLERYGGALDLPELTFPQMERYLLETSTVPKPLVELHVKLLRKIGKSVSPDRWEKYLVKVCQEFNCTWAWELERKGYSEMTVESKTGILKYLCECQFDDNIKFKTSVNEEDPDRMRLQPIGKDKQGLMYWFQLDQDQNVRVYVEEQDDLDGATWKCIVRNRSDLAQTLETLKGQIEPGSTDLKQGDGSTCASPVPEDEENDGDNKKETKKGSAETHNNEESADGPKRQGAEKAKSPASKDTKEGHKELNERLQSNFKRDEEENIEMEMKVINKKEVKSVEKPVIDNRVSTIISLVKEEPKDTEVAWNAVSVVMAPGSVKQEVSAKSEVREETSERTLEEVERALKNDQQAKIPLKKRELKLSEGFGNNLNSNNNHHSNNTLNNNGTLSSGIIVRNPSVLLTKGPWPSKDEALNTEEGRTVVSSSASDVTGIGMKTEARPDLCNGEMAPAKNLSQNLREHCVSVGVIMGPVDRKKSFVDQNVPIVADKNGLTGNYIKTITSCNKEGKGESVVQHEGIPSPGTVRQSVLVRKASTPEGLAAILPNFEGLTRTPENDLSTVEGNKLGQMKEESPCSTNSKTSKDTKPLPTEESAECSGTEEDMGEEEEEEEGGEMATGEGQGKGENKTTEDVDGSPRVFSKESESGSSGDDGSEPEGTDEVSSEIQKEGIRLKIKIPMHRRTPEFQREREQQEASDGHSLRRSARICRPSPKLAEIQDRRQEKKYAGSTGGQEDKEPGDSEVKKSSQKKENLRKTDSDGQNKPGKVRRRHRRPRWSNPRSKGRKKGEGEEALDERKVKEGTQENYQSDRERNHSDSDSAQSVEMPNDDPCRHCGLPNHPELILLCDLCDSGYHTACLRPPLMIIPDGEWFCPPCQHRLLCERLEEQLQNLDTALKKKERAERRRERLVYVGISVENIIPTPQDGDAEEEKLEKKKSTKKNKNLERRSTRTRKSISYRFDDFDDAIDEAIEDDTTRETEAQGTGRGKDMATIAGQQKREEGKENQRPAKPTPAPRRKKRRRLNDLDSDSTVDEEESEDDFHLSSSTEEEEFVVSGDEAASDGDAGSNDCSDWGSTASRPSQRRSRRTATRGQVHKGRSRGRSGRRPLSRQRVGLSDEDEEEELETDEEEEEEEIETEGSSDLSDSDVDTRRRRSRRSQKLQVNYCETSESEGSQKTTNKDKPHPHRRRLASSNSEGSEEEKEDEKKTRREKRRESSREDSRRLLLKRRRDSTDEEDKSGQDDSDESEEERPVRKRLNRIESEDEEGEEEDEREEEEEEEEEEEDEPEVKKTPSVVTDASSTLSPSRHRATAGPKSGGGGRLASKNNGSSRHNGLASQRPSTQDEEDDLYGVTDIVHFVFNSEQAL